In Limnochordia bacterium, the genomic window CTTAGTTAGGTGTACCGTCGCCATCCGCTTATTACATTTTTCGCAGATCATCTTCGGATACTCCCTTCGGTGCTCACCCCTGGAAATTGCTCTGCAATTCCATCAGCAACGTTATTTTCAGAAGTGATGCCCTTACATAGTTTGCGATTTCTGGATTATAGTCATTACATTCATACTTGATCAAAGCTTTTAGCAGCACAGCGGTTCTCTCATCCAGAACGTCTAGCTCAACGAGCTGCTCCAGGATCTCTTCAACTTCCCTTTGAACTAAGGGACGATCAATGCTCAAAATGACATCTTTGATAATCTCTCCACGACTCGGCGCCATCATCCGCACAATGCGGATGTAGCCTCCGCCCCCCCGCCGGCTTTCTACAACATATCCTTTCTCGGGAGTAAAACGAGTCTGCAGCACATAGTTGATCTGCGATGGCACGCAGTCGAACATCTGAGCCAGTTCCTGCCGTCTGATGATTACCATATCTGTGGCCGTACTTACTAGCAGATTCTTAATATGCTGCTCGATCAAGTCGGCTATAGTCATCACATGCCATCACTTCCTCTCATTCAGCTCATTCAGCCTCCTAAGGGGTCAAACCTTGAGACCTGAATAGTTGATGAACCTTAACGTCAATGAAGGTCAAACCGAAAACCGCCTCTTGTCCGTAAACCCTTATAGTAAGGCGTATACGGTCGTCTGACCTTCTTTGACCTTCAACATTATTATATCATATCGCGCCGGAACCAATGCAAGGTCCGGTATTTGCCATTTTAGGCCGTAATCTGGTAATAGAAGTACTTTATGGCGTGTTTGTGCGCTCTACGTCCTGATACCACGGCCTAGATTATATTATCTTACTTTGGGTGCAACATTATGAAGGTAAATACATAGGATGATCCCGGATTGAGAAAGGCGGGCGTGGTCAAAGTATGGCATCCGGTCCCACCGGAGGTTAGAGGTGCAAGTCCTCTCGCCCGCTCCACCGGCCAGAGAAACCTGCTGATGATCCCTTAGCCCTTCCGCGTTTTGCGGAAGGGAGTTGTAAACCCTATTATTTTCGTGTAGGACCCTCATTTCTAATGGGTAGCTGATCTGTGAGCACCATGTCAGCAATGTTCGTGGTATGGTCACCGATTCTTTCAAGGTTACTAACCATTTCCACATAGATAATGCCGGCTCGGGGTATGCAGACTCCCTCATACATCCGTTTCATGTGTCCCCGTCGCATATTCTGTTCCATTTCGTCCACATGGTTTTCCAACACCCAAATCTGCCTAGCGGCACTCTTATCATGCTGATTAAGCCCCACGATACTTAACCGCATCATTTCCTGCACCAAATCAAACATCTTCGCAATTTGCTCCCAGGCTTCCTCGGAGAACTGAAGCTTCTCCTCCATCATTATCTCAGCAAACTCGGTGATGTTATTGGCGTGGTCTGCCATCCGTTCGATGTCATTTACCACCATCATCATTCCTGTAATCCGCACCGACTCAACCTCTGATAGGTTCACGTTTCCAGCAAGCAACGCAGACATATACTCAATGGTCTCCTCTTGCAGCATGTCTACCGTGTCCTCATTTTGGCGAACCTTCTCGATGGCGCCAAGATCAGACTCCAAAAAGGCCTTGCGAGCATCTGCTAACATCTGTTCTGCGATGCCGGCCATACGATTGACCTCCTTGGCTGCTAACTCCGCAGAAACACGGGGATACTTAAGGGCACTTTTATCCAGGTACTTCACCTTTCTCTCAACCACTTCTTCCTCCCCAGGAACCAGCCATACCAAAAGCTTTACAAAGCGCCCCACAAATGGCAGGAAGATCAGTGTATTAATCATATTAAAGAGAGTATGCGCATTTGCCAGCTGCCTTGATACAGAAGTGGCGGTATGGCTCACTACGTATGTAAAGGGCCCCAAAATAAGCAGGAACAAAAGCACCCCAAAGGTGTTAAACAGGATATGAGCTAATGCTACACGTTTTGCGGTTAGGCCGCCGCCAATAGAGGCAAGCAATGCGGTAAAACAAGTACCAATATTGCTTCCCAAAACTAAGGCAATACCCGACTCGAGGGAGATTAGATCCTGCATCGCCAAAGCGACAATTACCGCGGTAGCAGCACTACTGCTTTGAATCACCGCGGTGAAAACAGCACCTATGGCAATACCGAGTAAGGGATGCCGGGCAAATTGGGCGATGGTCTCTGTGAAATAGGCACTTTCCTTTAGCGGTCCAAGGCTTGAGGACATAACACCCATCCCGTAAAACAGAAGACCGAATCCGAGGATACTCTCCCCGGCCAATTTCCATTTCTTTGATTTGGACAACAGGTGAATCAGAAAGCCAATGGCAATCGCAGGTAAAGCCAGATTTGTCAGTTTGAAAGAAATCATCTGGGCGGTAACCGTTGTACCAATATTTGCCCCGAGAATCGGGCCAATGGTCTGTTCTAAAGATAGCAACCCCGCCTTGACAAACCCGACAAGCATGACTGTGGTGGTACTACTACTTTGCACTAGCACCGTTAGGACTAAGCCTGAGAGTACTCCTACAAAGGTGTTGGATGTTAAGAAGTTGAGAATATTTGTTAGCTTTCGACCAGCCATCCGCTGTAAACCGTCAGCCATTTTTTGCAGGCCATAAAGAAACATCGCCAGCCCACCGGCAACGCCGATAACAATACCCATTGCATGACCTTCCTTTTAGTATTTTTTCTCAGCTGTAAGCTTTTCCACCTTGTACAATACCATAAAACCCATCTCATTTACAGTTCTTTTGGGAAATTGCCATGTCCTTTGTCGGAGGATACTCTAGGATGCCATAACCAAGAAAACAAAGTCCCTACTGCACTGTAGGGACTTTGTTTTCTTGACTGGACTAGACGACCAGTTCTCTTTAGTTTCTCACTGTTCTTACCCGGGAAGTGTATTCAATTTTACCTAAGGCAACCTCTCCGTGGGAAATAACCCTCCCATCAACGATAATACGTAGGTAACTCGTCCCTGTACTTTCAAATTCCTGGCCCTTGAGGATAATCTTGCACCAGTCGAGCCCTGTCCCATAGACCTGCTCCGTAAAGTGTAGAGGGATCCAATGGATCATATCTGCCGATACCTCAACTGCAATACCCTCAGGCTGCGGTCTTTTCGTGTATAGAGTAATCGCAAAGTCACGTACATCCACAGCTTCATAGACTACATACTCTACATCCACACCGGTGCAGAGCAATCGATCATCATCATCAAAGAACTCCGCCCTATTTCCGGTATCGTGCCTCCAACCTGAAGAGCATTCTAAATAGTTCGAACGCTTGATAGTACCAAACCATGGTGACTCTTGAGGGGCCCGGAGATGATCCTCGGTTCGCTGCCAGTTATCTAAGAAGACTTCTACCGAATGACTCTTTTTGAGTACACCGTCGGTAAAGAGCTCAACCGTCAACACATACTCACCGTCATCAAACATGGTCGTATCTAGTACAATCGGCTCCTTTGCCGGGATACCCTCGTAAACCTGGTAATCTCCTAGAGAAACCTCAATCACATCTGCGGTTTGACTGGGTACTTGGACAACAATAGAAACCTTTCCCCGCAGGTACTCACCATCTCTAGGTGAAATAATATCAAGGTAGTTGCCACCCCGTAACCGATCATAGATCACCTTCTGATCTATGGACAAAATGGCGCCAACAACGATGGCGATATCCTCCAAAGTCAGGGGGCTACTGGCTTCTCCTTTGGAGATCAACTGTCTAGCTAAAGTGAAGAAGTCTCTGGTAAAGCCTGGGCCGTAGATTTCCTCCGCCTCTTCAACTAAATGCATGGTCTTTCCCATATGACCGGACCAGTGAACTCCCTTGGTCTCATGACCCGTACCCAAGTCCAGATGCTCAAGTTCTCTTTTGGTTTGGCTATATGCATTGGCAAAGCTAGTCCTTTGCCTTTCCGCATATTCTGTAAAACCCAGCTGTTCACTAAGCCGAGCACCTGCTAAGGAACACCACCCTTCTTCAATTGAAGGAGGCATCTTGGCAGGCCACACCCACTCATGGGTCAATTCATGACCTAGAACATCAATGACATTTGCTACCTCTCCCAGCACCCCTACACCAATCTCACCGTGAGCCGAGTAACCACTTCCCCAACAGGCAAGAAGAACGACCCGGAGACCCTCCGGCAGATTATGGCCGTGTAAACCACCGATGAAATCAAAGACTTCATCCGCGTGCTCGATAATCAGGTCAACGTAGTCCTTGAGAACATCGGAGTAATAGAGGGTAATATCACCGTGTTGCAGAGTATGCTCCGGTAACAGACGCTCTTCTACTATACCTGTGTCTCCACCCGTTCTATTTACCACCAGGCGGTCCACCAATTTGAAGGCCTCAGAAGAAAGTTGGGAAAAGTCGTTGGTCAGTAATATGCCTTCATCGCCAGCTACAGCCAATTGCCCCTTACCGACGGTACCTTCAACCAACACCGGCCGATCATTACCGTCGGTCACCTTTGCCACAAAACCCGGTCCTAGGATATTCATTGTTTTCCCCGTAACAGTAATCCCCAAAGGTTGTCCTTCTTGGTCCACAAGCTCACCGATGCCGGCTATACCGCTACTTCGAACAGGCACCTGTAAATAGGTTAGCAAACTAGTTACCGACTCACTTAATCCTCTTCCCGAATCAAGCAGTAACACCCCTCCGCCTGCGTTCAAGAATTTCTTGATACAGAACATCTCTTCAGACGTATAGCCCACTATTCTTGATGTTGGCAGGATAATCACGTCATATTGGGCCAGCCGCTCAGATGTCAATACCCGCTCACCCACGGTCACAAGATAACGATCCCGCAGCATGCGAGCCAAGTCCCATGACATACGAAAGAGAAACTCCCTACTTTGATCTAAATAGACTGCCGGTCTTGTATAGGCTCCAGCGACAGTGGAGAGAACCGAAATAGACACAACCACTAATATTAATGCACTGACTAGCGTCCGCACACTTACAACCCCCATTTCACTAAACCAAGCCGACTATCTTTCGCCTACTGGCCCGATGACAATCTTTGATAAACAAGATCAGGTTCCACACAGAGAATATCCCCAACAACAACAGCTATGTCCTTCAAGGTCAAAGGACTATTGGCACTACCTTCCTTAATCCGCTTTATCGCTAATGTAAAGAACTCCTTCGAAAAATCCTCTCCATACATTTCCTCGGCTGTTTGCACTAAATGCAACGTTTTTCCAATATAACCAAACCAGTGCTGTCCTGTCTCCTCTTTAGCTAAGCGCAGATCCATATCCAAGAGCTGTTCCTTAGCCGTATTGTAGGCCGCCTCCAGCCTAGCTGTTTCGCTAGCCCAGTGCTCCTCAAATCCAGCTATTCTGGCTACACGCAGTCCCATGATAATCGCCCAGGCTTCATTCATCGTGGATGGAAGAATCGCCGGCCGCACCCATTCATGGGTTAGTTCGTGACCCATAACTTCGATCACATTAGTCTTATCTCCTAATACGCCTACACCGATCTCTCCACCGGCGGCATACCCACTACCCGCGCAAGCCAATAAGACAACTCGCATTTCAGAAAGACTATGTCCGTGACACTCCTCAATGAACTCCAAGATCTCATCGGCATGCTCGACAATAAGGTCTACATGTTCTTTCAGCACATCGGAGTAATACACCGTGATATTTCCATGCTGCAACGTAGCCTCCGGGTACAGTCGTTCTTCTACAGCGCCTTGGGCCTTTCCGATTCGGTTCCCACCCAACCAGTCCAAAAGTTCTCTTGCTCCCGGGGAGAACTTACGGCCGTTATTAGTGAATAAGACTGCTTCTTCACTGACCATGGCAATTCTACCATTACTTATTGTACCCTGAATGAGCACTGGACGATGATTACTGTCAAACGCTCCAACGGTAAATCCGTCTTCAAATACGTTGGATAGTATGTTAATAGTATTTCCCACAGCTTGGACACCTAGAGAGTTACCCGCTGCATCAATCAACTCTCCCTCAGCTCGATTGATACTAAAGCGGAGAGTGGGAATGCCCAAACTCATAAGCAACTTAGTGGCCGGGGTACTTGGCATAGACCCTGGATTACAGAGAAGAACTCCTCCTCCCTCGTTGAGGTAGTCTTTGATTGCCACGATTTCTTCAGGTAGGTACTCTACTGTCCCGGAGGATGCTGGTAGGATAACCACATCGTAATCGACGAGCAGTTCAGATACTAGGGTTCGCTCACCCACAGTCACGCGGTAATCGTTGCGCAAGACCCGGGGCCAATCCCACGATACTCGAAACAAAAACTCCCTACTTTGGTCCAAGTAAATTGACGGCATTACCTCAGCGGTTTCCGACGCCATTGCACCACCTGATATCATTAATATGAACAGAATCAACCATCTCACAACCGATCTTTTCATATTGTACCTCCTAAAACCAGCGGAATGAAGTCCAAGCCCCTCCCCAAACCTGCTTAATAATAGAATTCTTGGGTCCTTATTGCGCTAATCTCTGATCAACCAAACGTTGTACTCAACTAATACATTAGTCGAGGGGACCTTTGCAGGTATAGGGTCCTTAACCAGTGCACGACAAACCACGCTAAGAGTCTATGTCCGTACTCATACCGAACCAGAGAACCATTGCGCCATTGCGCTTCTTTCTGGGTACTCAGCCATAGATCACTTTGATGAAAACCTAAGTGCGGGGACTGAAAGGTACCAGTAATCTCATGGTGGAGATCGGGGGTCCCTTCGCCAGCCATAAATTCGATGAATTGCGCGGATAGATCTGCCTTCTTGCTTGAAGCTGGAATGGAATACATATTTCCATAGACAAGAATCGCCAAAAGGATCCTTGGGAACAGGATAGAGGCGGACGCCAGGAACATGTCCAGAGCAGGCTGTTTTTGCTACCTAATCATTCAGACAAAGCAAAGCACCAGCACCATATGAATCCCTGGCCCAAGCAACGAAGAAAGAGGTCACGTCAAGTGCGGTGTCCGTTACAGTACTGCTGTAGAGTTTCTCCATATATTCGTCGTCAAAACCGACACTGGCTTAACCCTCAAGAATCTCTCTTTAGCCCGTTCAAACCATCGTCTGGTGTCTTTGTTCTATTCGGCTTCCAATCCTGAACCCGAAGAACCGTCTTCGCCGTACCAACTACAGGCAAGAGGATAATTGGACCTCTTGTAGCCTTAATGCCAGCAACCGCCTAACCATTAATCAAGTTTCCGTTCGGCCTATCCTAGCTGGATTCGCATCTATCTAGTTTCGACTGCGTTCTGGTGTTACCGACGCTTCGGCGGTACTCACCTAACCATCCCCGTGACCTTTTCTCAGTACCATAGTTTCTGACTACAGCACCCGTCGGCGGTTTGAAATCTGCACCTGAATCCCGCTTCCGAAGAGCCTCCATTCTCTCCCATGGGCACGAAACCCCGGTCTACTTTCAGTTTAGTGTTTCTCCAAGGCACACACGGACTGTCACCGCTAAATTACTATTCATGCCGGGCGCACTACCTACAGGCCAAATGGCAAGCATAGCTTGCCATTTGGCTAAACCACCCTGGTTCCCAATCCTTTATTTAGCTTCAGATACCAACCTGATATCGGCAACTTCGATAAATGCTGACTTAACGTCACTCGACGCCTTAACGTGGAAATCTAAAAACATCATGGTCAGCTCAGGTACCGGAAATACCAGTGTATGCCATTCCCCATCAGCGACAAGTTCATACAGATAACCAATCATTGGTGAAAATTCTGCCCCATATATGAACACAAACCAATCATCTCCATCAACCCCGGTCTTCTCGGTATTGATACCACTGGCCCGGTATGCTAGGGACAAATAAGGAGTATTCTTGGTATTAAGGGAAATAGGAGTACTCCACTTCATAGCAGTGTTCGCTTCATTGACCTGGAAACGCCATGCTACACCAAACTCAGAGACTTCTTGGGGAGCTGAAACTAGGTCTACGCTATAGTCAGTAGCTGAGGTATCATTAACCGAAATCCAATGCGGCAACGCCTCCCAATCACCTGTCATTAGGTCAAACAGGTCTACTTCCTTGGCAAAACTACATACAGTTAAACCCACAATAGTCAACACAACTAAAGTAGGCACTATGAGCTTTCGCATGTTCTTCCCTCCGAATCTAGTACTTTCTTGCATTCGTTTTACCTCCATTACCCCCTGGGGATACATCTTGCGATACGACGGCTATGAAGCCGCACTGAAATAATCCATCGCCCCCACTGTTCATGGACATATACTCCATAGCCATAGGGAGACCATCTATCACCCATTACTGTTACACACAACTCATTCTATATATAGCGATATAGATCCCAGCGAGTATTGATGGCTGCAATACCTTCTAGAAAAGCTGTTATTGTACTATTGTAGGCATCCTCCAATGCAAGCCAATAGAACAGCCCACAAAGCCCATCTACGACACTCCAAATGAATTCCAATATCTCGTCAACATGGTCACCAAGTCTTTAAGCCCATATCTTCGCAATTCGTTTTACGGAAGTAATCGTTCTTGTAGCGTCCTTAAGCGTTCGCAATTTGCCACTCTCCGACAGTTTTACGGCTCTTGGCGTCGATTACCACAATGGCCCAAGAACCTACTCGTCCACGACCGAGACAAACCTGGCGTGATCTGAGCAAGCAGCGGACAACGAACGACAGCAGCAGCTCTCCCGCCAAATCTTAGGTTTTAATGGTTCCCCAGGATTTAGATAGATACTCTCTAGATCTGGCGGGGGCCCAACGTCAATGCTACATTACAATTCCTACCACAACGCGTATGTGGAGGTAATGGGATAGTCTCCGAGACTATCCCATCCAAATCATCATCTATGGCTAATTATTTCTCTAGGGCCAGATTAACTAGACGCTGGACCTCAGAAAGCGCATTACTGCTTAGGGGAGCTTTGCCGGATACAGGATCAGAGACTAAGCCTCCCCAAGCGGAGCCCAGGGCGTCCAGTCCGATGAATGGATAGACGCCAGTACACATCCCGATCTCCGGGACC contains:
- a CDS encoding CtsR family transcriptional regulator, with protein sequence MTIADLIEQHIKNLLVSTATDMVIIRRQELAQMFDCVPSQINYVLQTRFTPEKGYVVESRRGGGGYIRIVRMMAPSRGEIIKDVILSIDRPLVQREVEEILEQLVELDVLDERTAVLLKALIKYECNDYNPEIANYVRASLLKITLLMELQSNFQG
- a CDS encoding Na/Pi cotransporter family protein is translated as MGIVIGVAGGLAMFLYGLQKMADGLQRMAGRKLTNILNFLTSNTFVGVLSGLVLTVLVQSSSTTTVMLVGFVKAGLLSLEQTIGPILGANIGTTVTAQMISFKLTNLALPAIAIGFLIHLLSKSKKWKLAGESILGFGLLFYGMGVMSSSLGPLKESAYFTETIAQFARHPLLGIAIGAVFTAVIQSSSAATAVIVALAMQDLISLESGIALVLGSNIGTCFTALLASIGGGLTAKRVALAHILFNTFGVLLFLLILGPFTYVVSHTATSVSRQLANAHTLFNMINTLIFLPFVGRFVKLLVWLVPGEEEVVERKVKYLDKSALKYPRVSAELAAKEVNRMAGIAEQMLADARKAFLESDLGAIEKVRQNEDTVDMLQEETIEYMSALLAGNVNLSEVESVRITGMMMVVNDIERMADHANNITEFAEIMMEEKLQFSEEAWEQIAKMFDLVQEMMRLSIVGLNQHDKSAARQIWVLENHVDEMEQNMRRGHMKRMYEGVCIPRAGIIYVEMVSNLERIGDHTTNIADMVLTDQLPIRNEGPTRK